In Sphingomonas sp. SUN019, the genomic window CAGCCGTGGCGGCCGAAGAGCCGGCCGCCCCCGCTCCGCTGGCCGACGAACCGATCCCCGCCGCCGCGCCGCTCGACGCTTCCCCCGCCACGGCCGCCGATCCGGCCCCGGCGCCCGTCGAACCGGAACCCGTGGTTCCCACAGGGCCGCCGCCGGGCGATCGTCCGGTCACGTTGCTGAAGGGTCTCGGCCCGAAGGTCGCGGCGCGGCTGGCCGAACTGGGCGTCACGACGGTCGCCGACATGGCCGCGCTGGACGCGACGCAGGCCGAGACGATCGACGCGCGGCTGGGGCCGTTCACCGGCCGCATGACGCGCGACCGCTGGATCGAACAGGCGCGCTTTCTGGCGGCGGGCGACGTGAAGGGGTTCGAGGCGGTGTTCGGGCGGCTTTAGTCGACAAAGAGCCACGTTGTTTTGCACCGACTTCAATCCTCCCCTGTAAGGGGAGGTGGCAGCGCGAAGCGCTGACGGAGGGGTGACAACCCCCTCGATAGCGCGATACCCCTCCGGCGCTGCGCGCCACCTCCCCTTGCAGGGGAGGATTGTCAGGTAACTGAATCTGACCTTCTCACGCTAACCGCTGGGACGTGGCGGCTTAAGGTTCGTCAGGGTTAGTGGCTAAGCGATCCCCAAAACCTCAATCGCGCCGTCGCGCCCGGCGAAATCGAGCGTGTCGCCCTCCCCCGCCCCGATCAGCGCGCGCGCCAGTGGAGCCGAGAATGCAATCCTGTCCGCCGCCGGATCGGCCTCGTCATCGCCGACGATCGCGATCGTCCGCGCCGCGCCGTCGAGCCTGATCCGCACCACGCTGCCGAACGCCACTTCGTCCGCAGGCGGTGTCGGCGCGAGCACCGCCGTAGCGTGGCGCGTGTTCCAGTAGCGCAGTTCGCGCGCGATCTCGTCGCGACGGATGTCGTCGGCGGGTTCCTCGGCCCCCAACGCGGCGATCCGCTCGTCGATCAGCGCCAACCCCGCCGCCGTCACGAGATTCGGCCCCGCCGGGATCGGCAGTTCGAAGCGCGGTTCCTTGTGTTCCTCGTCGCTCTCGCGCCGGAACGCGACGCTCACGTCCGCTGCCCGAGGGTCCGGATGATGCCCGAAAAGTCCTGTCCGCCGTGGCCCGCGTCGGCGAACGCCTCGTACAATTCGCGCGCCTTCGCCCCCATCGGCGTCTGGGTGCCGCTCTGCTCGGCGGCTTCCATCGCGAGCCGCAGATCCTTCAGCATCAGCGCCGCGGCGAACCCGCCCTGATAGTCGTTGTCGGCCGGGCTTTGCGGGCCGACGCCGCGGATCGGGCAATAGCTGGTTATCGACCAGCTCTGCCCCGACGACACGCTGGCGATGTCGTAGAAGGCCTGCGCGTCGAGCCCGAGTTTCTCCGCCAGCACGAACGCCTCGCACGTCGCGACCATCGTCGCGCCCAGGATCATGTTGTTGCAGATCTTCGCCGCCTGCCCCGCGCCGCTGATTCCGGCGTGGATCACCGCCTTGCCCATGTTGGACAGGAACGGTTCCGCGCGCGCGAAGGCTTCGGCCGAGCCGCCGACCATGAAGGTCAGCGTGCCCGCATTCGCCGCCGCGATCCCGCCCGACACCGGCGCATCGACCGCGGTCAGGCCCTTCGCCGCGGCGGCCTCGGCGACGCGTTTGGCGGTGGCGACGTCGATCGTCGAACAATCGATCAGGATCGCGGATGGCGACGCACTGCCGAACAGGCTTTCGGTATAGACCTGCTCGACGTGCTTGCCCGCGGGCAGCATCGTGACGATCGCCTCCGCGCCATCCGCGGCCTCGGCGGCGGACGCGACCGGCAGGCACCCCGCGGCCTTCGCCTTCGCCAGCGCCTCTTCGCTCAGGTCGAAGGCTCGGACGTCATGCCCGTTCTTCGCGAGGTTCGCGGCCATCCCGCCGCCCATGTTGCCGAGCCCGATGAAACCAACGCGTGCCATAACCGAGTTCCTCAAAATTCCGTTCGTGCTGAGTAGAGACTGAGTAGCTGCGTCAGCAGCGTAACGAAGGCTCGTATCGAAGCACCGCTTCCGCGCAACAACCTGTCCTTCGATACGCCGCTTCGACTTCGCTCAGCGGCTACTCAGGACGAACGGTGGTGTTACTTCCCCGTCCACTGCCCCGCACGCTTCTCGACGAACGCGGCCATACCCTCGGTCTGGTCCGCGCTGCCGAAAAGCCCGTGGAATAGACGGCGTTCGAACTGCACGCCCATGCTGAGCCCCGTCTCGAACGCGGCGTTGACCATTTCCTTGTTCGCCTTGACCGCCAGCGGGGCCATGGCGGCGATTGTCGCAGCGGTCTTCACCGCTTCGTCGACCAATTCGGCGGCGGGGACGATGCGCGACACCAGACCCGCGCGTTCGGCTTCCGCGGCGTCCATCATGCGGCCGGTCAGGCACATCTCCATCGCCTTCGATTTGCCCACCGCGCGCGTCAGGCGCTGCGATCCGCCCATGCCGGGGCTGACCGCCAGCTTGATCTCGGGCTGGCCGAATTTGGCGGTGTCGGCGGCCAGGATGAAGTCGCACATCATGGCGAGTTCGCACCCGCCGCCCAAAGCATAGCCCGCCACCGCGGCGATCACCGGCTTGCGCGTCCGGGTCAGCGTCTCATACCCGCCGAAGAAGTTCGCGCCGTACATCTCGGCGAAGCCCTGCGCCGACATCTCCTTGATGTCCGCGCCCGCGGCGAACGCCTTCTCGCTGCCGGTCAGCACCGCGCAGCCCTGCGTGTCGTCGGCGTCGAATGCGGCGAACGCGGCGATCAGGTCGGCCAGCACCTGCGAATTGAGCGCGTTCAGCGCCTGCGGACGGTTGAGCGTGACCAGCGTCACCGCGCCGCGCTGTTCGACCAGGATCGTCTCAAAGCTCATGCGTATATCCTCATGCGGGCGTCCACGCCTCGTCCTCGGGCAAGGGCGCGAAAATCTGTTCGATGACGTGGTCGGTCACGCCGTCGGGCGTCGCCGGATCCCAGCGCGGCGCATTGTCCTTGTCGACGATCACCGCGCGCACGCCCTCCAGGAAATCGTGCCGCTGCACGACGCGCGCGCCGACCGCATATTCCTGTTTCATCTCGTCGGCGAAGCTGGCCATCCCCGCGCCGTCGCGGAGCAGGCGGAGCGAGACCTTCATCGTCTGCGGCGATTTGGTTTTGAGGGTGGTCAGCGTTTTCGCCGCCCATTCGCCACCGTCTGCTTCGAGCGCGGCGAAGATGTCCTCCAGCGCGTCCGAGGCGAACAGCCGGTCGATCTCGGCCTGCGCGCCAAGGATCGCCGCATCGGGCGCGGGCGCGGACAGTTCGTCCAGCACCGCGTCGATCGCGTCGGGCGTCTCGCCGATCCGGCGTTTCGCCTCATCCAGCGACGCGCTCGGCAGATAGTGCGTCGCGAGGCCCAGCGCGAGGCACTCCGCGCCGTCCAGCCGGTGCCCGGTCAGCGCGAGATACTGCCCGATGCGCCCCGGCAGCCGCGACAGATACCAGCCGCCGCCTACATCGGGAAACAGGCCGATCCCGGTCTCGGGCATCGCCAGCTTCGTGTTCTCGGTCGCAACGCGGTATTTACAGGGCTGCGAGATGCCGACGCCGCCGCCCATCGTGATCCCGTCCATGAACGCGATCGTCGGCTTCACATAGGTGAACAGCCGGTGGTTCATGCGATATTCGGTGTGGAAGAACGCGCGCGCCTCCACTCCGTCCTTCGCCCCGCTGTCGGCGAGCATCCGGATGTCGCCGCCCGCGCAGAAACCGCGCGCGCCTTTTGGATCGCCATCCGGCGAGGGGGCGTGGTCGATCATGACGCAGCGCACCGCATCGTCTCCGCGCCATGCCTCCAGCGCCGCCAGCACGCCGTCGCACATCGCGGTCGTCAGCGCGTGGATCGCCTTCGGACGGCTGAGCCGGATACGACCGACCGGACCGTCGATCGCTACGAGCAGGTCGTCGGTCATTGCCGCGTCAGCTCGCGACCGACGATCATCCGCATCACTTGGTTCGTCCCCTCCAGGATCGAATGGACGCGCAGGTCGCGCCAGAAGCGTTCGATCGGATAGTCCATCAGATACCCGTAGCCGCCGTGCAGCTGCAGCGCGCGGTCGACGATCGACGATCCGTTGTCGGTCGCCAGCCGCTTCGCCATCGCGGAGAAGCGCGACTTGTCGGGCGCGCCCGCATTCACCTTAGCCGCGGCGAGATACAGCAGCGCGCGCGACGCCTCCAGATCGGTCGCCATGTCGGCCAGCATGAACTGCGTGTTCTGGAAATCCGCCACGGGCGATCCGAACTGCTGCCGTTCCTTCGTGTATCGAACCGATTCGTCGAGACAGCGCTGCGCCCCGCCGAGCGAGCAGGCCCCGATATTGAGCCGCCCGCCGTCCAGCCCCGCCATCGCGAAGCGGAACCCGTCGCCCTCCGCGCCGACGCGGTTCTCGACCGGTACGCGGCAATCCTCGAAGATCACCTGCGCGGTCGGCGACGCGTTCCAGCCGAGCTTCCGCTCCGGCGCGCCGAACGACAGGCCGGGCGAGTCCTTTTCGACCACCAGGCAGGAAATGCCCTTCGACTTCTCGTCGCTCGTCCGCACCATGCAGACGTAGATGTCGTTATAGCCAGCGCCCGAGATGAACTGCTTGGTGCCGTTCACGACATAGTGATCGCCGTCCCTGCGCGCAGTCGTTTTCAGCGCGGCGGCATCGGAGCCTGACCCCGGCTCGGTCAGGCAATAGCTCGCGATCTTCTCCATCGACACGAGGCTGGGGAGGAAGCGGTCCTTGATCTCCTGCCCGCCGAAATGGTCGATCATCCACGTCGCCATATTGTGGATCGAGATGTACGCACTGGTCGCGGGGCAGCCGTAGGCCATCGCCTCCATGATCAGCGCCGCCTCCAGCCGGCCGAGCCCGATCCCGCCCGATTCTTCCCCGACGTAGATCGCGCCGAAGCCGAGTTCCCCCGCGGCCTTCCACACATCGACCGGATAATGCCGCTTCTCGTCCCATTCGCTGGCGAACGGCGTGATGCGATCGGCGGTGAAGCGCCGCGCGAGTTCCTGGATCTCGCGCTGGTCGTCGGTCAGGTCGAATTGGTTGGTCATTCGGGTCAGTCCGTCTTCGGAAGTTGCGGCTCGGCGAGCCAGGCGATCGCGTCGGCCTCGGCCAGAAAAATCTTCTGCCGCGGGTTGGGGTTCAGCCGATCGCCCTGCATCTTGCCGAGATGGCTTTGTGAGACGATCGCGGTTCGTCCCGCGTTCGACTCCATCCCGACGCGGAAAATCTCGGCGAGGCCGTCGGTGACCTGCGCCGCCTGCACTGGAAAATCTCGCGCGTCGACCAACGTGTCGTAGATCGGGTGCGTGCGATGCGCCGCGGCCGTCGCGGCAAGCCCCTCGCCGATGAACGCCGCGACGGTCTGCATCGTCCACAAGCCGCGCACGGCGATCCGCATCAGCCCGTTCGGCCGGTCGAAGGCGATCGAATAGCCGGGCTCCAGCTGTCCCTCCAACGTCACGCCGCGCACTTCGCATAGCGCAGCGTCTGGCCTTCCGCGGTGCGGGTCAGCGCATTGCCGTTGTCTTCCAGGATCAACGGCGTTTCCTGTTGCCAGGTCTGTCCTTCACCGGAGAAATCGAGCGTCGCCTTCAGCTCGGTCGGCGACACGACGGCCAGCTTCGCGATCGTGGCACGCGATTCGTAGAAGGTCAGGCGATCGGCCTCCACCGTCATCAGCCCCTTGTTGTCACCCTTGGTCGAGGTGCAATCGGCGGGGACCAGGCCCCAGCGGCCCTGGAACACCGGCGGAATCTTTCCGTCAGCCGCCGCTGCCGCGGTCGGGGTAGCGCCCGGCGCCGGCGGCGCATCGGGTTCGACCGCATTGACGACGTTGAACGTCCCCGTTTCCTCGATCACCGCATCGTTCTGCGGTTCGGGAATCGGCACCTTGCACCCGGCCAACGCCAACAGCGCGACGCCCAACAACGCGATCCTCACATCAACTCTCCCGTTTGTTTTGCGGGCAGTAACACCGTGCGCGATCAAGCCCCAGTCCTAACCCGCAGTCCTATCCCATCGTCGGGATGACGAAGGCGTTGGCGGCGTCGCCCACCCCACCATCCGGCCAGCGTTGGGTGACGGTCTTGACCTTGGTCCAGAACTTCACGCCTTCCATGCCGTGCTGGTTGGTGTCGCCGAAGGCGCTGCGCTTCCACCCGCCGAACGTGTGATAGGCGACCGGCACCGGGATTGGCACGTTGATCCCGACCATCCCGACGTTCACGCGCGCGGCGAATTCGCGTGCGGCGTGGCCGTTGCGGGTGAAGATCGCGACGCCGTTGCCGTATTGATGCTCGCTCGGCAGGCGCACCGCATCCTCGAAATCCTTCGCTCGGACGATCTGCAGCACGGGGCCGAAGATTTCCTCCTTGTACGACTGCATATCGGTGGTGACGCGGTCGAACAGGCTGGGGCCGATGAAGAAACCCTTTTCGTGCCCCTGAAGCTCGAACCCGCGGCCGTCGACGACCAGTTCCGCGCCTTCGTCGACGCCGGTCTGGATCCAGTTCTCCACGCGCTGCTTGTGCGCGGCGTTCACCACCGGGCCGTAATGCGCATCGTTGTCGGTCGAGACGCCCACGCGCAGCGCGGCGATGGCGGGGATCAGTTTCTCGCGCAACGCGTCGGCGGTCTTGTCGCCGACCGGGACGACCACCGGCAGCGCCATGCAGCGTTCGCCGGCCGAGCCGAACGCCGCGCCCGAAAGATCGGCGACGACCTGATCGAGGTCGGCGTCGGGCATGACGATGCCATGGTTCTTCGCGCCCCCCATCGCCTGCACGCGCTTTCCGGCTTCGACGCCGCGGCGATAGACGTAATGCGCGATGTCGGACGATCCGACGAAGCTGACCGCGCTGATGGCGGGATGATCGAGGATCGCGTCGACCATCTCCTTGTCGCCGTGCACGACCTGCAGGATGCCCTCGGGCAGCCCCGCTTCGCGGAACAGTTCGGCCAGCCGCACCGGCACCGACGGGTCACGCTCGCTGGGCTTCAGGATGAAGGCGTTGCCCGTGGCGATCGCCACACCCGACATCCACAGCGGGATCATCGCGGGGAAATTGAACGGCGTGATCCCCGCCCCGATGCCGAGCGGCTGGCGCATGGAGTAAACATCGATCCCCGGGCCCGCGCCTTGCGTATATTCGCCCTTCAGCACGTGCGGGATGCCGCAGCAGAATTCGATCACCTCGAGCCCGCGCTGGATATCGCCCTTGCTGTCGGCGATCACCTTGCCGTGCTCGGACGACAATGTGTGCGCCAGTTCGTCGATGTTCTTTTCGACCAAGGCCTTGAAGTTGAACATGACGCGCGCGCGCCGCTGCGGATTGGTCGCGGCCCAAGCGGGTTGCGCGGCCTGCGCGGCGGCGACCGCACGGTCCAGATCGGCCGGCGAGCCGAGCGTCACCATCGCCTGCACCTGACCGGTGTTCGGATCGAAGACGTCGCCTGTCCGCGCGCCCGCGCCGCCCGAATGGCCGACGATATGATGGTCGATGATGCGCATAGGGACTCTCCGGTGATCTGCTTTGGCGCGCTTGTATCGCGACCGCATTTCTGCACACAAGTAGGCATATTCGCACCAACGCCATGCATTTTTGCGGGGACGCGATGAAGAACTGGGACGATTTGCGCATCTTCCTCGCGGTCGCGCACGCGCAGCGCATCGCGCCCGCCGCCCGCGCTCTCGGGATTGACGCGACGACCGTCGGGCGGCGGCTGGCGCGGCTGGAGGCGGCGGTCGGCGCGGCGTTGTTCGAGACGCTGGCGGGGGAGCGGCGGCTGTCGGAGGCGGGTCAGGCCTTGCTCCAGCATGCCGAGACGATCGACGCTGCGATCCTGTCCGCGACAGAGGGCGATCGGGGCGCAGGTGTTGCGGGCCATGTCCGGCTGAGCGTCGCCGAGGGGCTGGCGACCCACGTCCTGTCGCCGCGCCTCGCCGCCTTCCACGCCAGCCATCCGCGCATCCGTATCGACCTGATCACCGCATCGGGTTTCCTTGATCCGTCGAAG contains:
- a CDS encoding enoyl-CoA hydratase/isomerase family protein, which encodes MTDDLLVAIDGPVGRIRLSRPKAIHALTTAMCDGVLAALEAWRGDDAVRCVMIDHAPSPDGDPKGARGFCAGGDIRMLADSGAKDGVEARAFFHTEYRMNHRLFTYVKPTIAFMDGITMGGGVGISQPCKYRVATENTKLAMPETGIGLFPDVGGGWYLSRLPGRIGQYLALTGHRLDGAECLALGLATHYLPSASLDEAKRRIGETPDAIDAVLDELSAPAPDAAILGAQAEIDRLFASDALEDIFAALEADGGEWAAKTLTTLKTKSPQTMKVSLRLLRDGAGMASFADEMKQEYAVGARVVQRHDFLEGVRAVIVDKDNAPRWDPATPDGVTDHVIEQIFAPLPEDEAWTPA
- a CDS encoding acyl-CoA dehydrogenase family protein, whose protein sequence is MTNQFDLTDDQREIQELARRFTADRITPFASEWDEKRHYPVDVWKAAGELGFGAIYVGEESGGIGLGRLEAALIMEAMAYGCPATSAYISIHNMATWMIDHFGGQEIKDRFLPSLVSMEKIASYCLTEPGSGSDAAALKTTARRDGDHYVVNGTKQFISGAGYNDIYVCMVRTSDEKSKGISCLVVEKDSPGLSFGAPERKLGWNASPTAQVIFEDCRVPVENRVGAEGDGFRFAMAGLDGGRLNIGACSLGGAQRCLDESVRYTKERQQFGSPVADFQNTQFMLADMATDLEASRALLYLAAAKVNAGAPDKSRFSAMAKRLATDNGSSIVDRALQLHGGYGYLMDYPIERFWRDLRVHSILEGTNQVMRMIVGRELTRQ
- a CDS encoding enoyl-CoA hydratase is translated as MSFETILVEQRGAVTLVTLNRPQALNALNSQVLADLIAAFAAFDADDTQGCAVLTGSEKAFAAGADIKEMSAQGFAEMYGANFFGGYETLTRTRKPVIAAVAGYALGGGCELAMMCDFILAADTAKFGQPEIKLAVSPGMGGSQRLTRAVGKSKAMEMCLTGRMMDAAEAERAGLVSRIVPAAELVDEAVKTAATIAAMAPLAVKANKEMVNAAFETGLSMGVQFERRLFHGLFGSADQTEGMAAFVEKRAGQWTGK
- the mmsB gene encoding 3-hydroxyisobutyrate dehydrogenase; amino-acid sequence: MARVGFIGLGNMGGGMAANLAKNGHDVRAFDLSEEALAKAKAAGCLPVASAAEAADGAEAIVTMLPAGKHVEQVYTESLFGSASPSAILIDCSTIDVATAKRVAEAAAAKGLTAVDAPVSGGIAAANAGTLTFMVGGSAEAFARAEPFLSNMGKAVIHAGISGAGQAAKICNNMILGATMVATCEAFVLAEKLGLDAQAFYDIASVSSGQSWSITSYCPIRGVGPQSPADNDYQGGFAAALMLKDLRLAMEAAEQSGTQTPMGAKARELYEAFADAGHGGQDFSGIIRTLGQRT
- a CDS encoding CoA-acylating methylmalonate-semialdehyde dehydrogenase, coding for MRIIDHHIVGHSGGAGARTGDVFDPNTGQVQAMVTLGSPADLDRAVAAAQAAQPAWAATNPQRRARVMFNFKALVEKNIDELAHTLSSEHGKVIADSKGDIQRGLEVIEFCCGIPHVLKGEYTQGAGPGIDVYSMRQPLGIGAGITPFNFPAMIPLWMSGVAIATGNAFILKPSERDPSVPVRLAELFREAGLPEGILQVVHGDKEMVDAILDHPAISAVSFVGSSDIAHYVYRRGVEAGKRVQAMGGAKNHGIVMPDADLDQVVADLSGAAFGSAGERCMALPVVVPVGDKTADALREKLIPAIAALRVGVSTDNDAHYGPVVNAAHKQRVENWIQTGVDEGAELVVDGRGFELQGHEKGFFIGPSLFDRVTTDMQSYKEEIFGPVLQIVRAKDFEDAVRLPSEHQYGNGVAIFTRNGHAAREFAARVNVGMVGINVPIPVPVAYHTFGGWKRSAFGDTNQHGMEGVKFWTKVKTVTQRWPDGGVGDAANAFVIPTMG
- a CDS encoding GreA/GreB family elongation factor; the protein is MSVAFRRESDEEHKEPRFELPIPAGPNLVTAAGLALIDERIAALGAEEPADDIRRDEIARELRYWNTRHATAVLAPTPPADEVAFGSVVRIRLDGAARTIAIVGDDEADPAADRIAFSAPLARALIGAGEGDTLDFAGRDGAIEVLGIA